ATATTCTTAAGCTACAGCCACAATACCTTACTTATCAGAGGCCACATTACCACTGTCATCAACGAGTTCTTGGATTTTATTCCTCTGGCACCTTGACTGAAATTTAGAGTGAAAGAATTTTGTGTTTTTGTCACCCCAATTTAGCCATTGCACCCGAGATTTTTCTTTCCAAAATCGTTCTTCCTGCTCCAAGTTCTCCTCTAACTCAGCCTCCAAAATCCTTATTACTGTGCCATCTACAGTTGCTCTTTTTCCGTTTTCTTCTTCCAATTTTCCCTGCACACTTTGGATCTGTTGTTTTGAGTTTGAAGCTGCTGATTTTTGCCATTCAAACAATTTATGCCTGCAATGTTTTAGTTTTACAGCCAATCTGAATATGAGTGAACCCACTACTTCCAAGTCCCAAGCATGTTTAACAACTCTGGATACCTCTTTTTTATCACACCAACGCTCCTGGAACCTGAATCTTCTTCTTgaccttctttcttccttttctgaaTTAATGAGCAAGGGGCGGCAGTGTTTAGATCCTGTACCATCCAAATGAGACACAAACCCATTTGGATATTCTGCTTTCCATTCCATTGAAACAAGTGCTCTGTCTAGTCTTTCCTGAATGAAATTGCCTCCGAATTGCCTATTACTCCATGTGAACTTTTTGCCTTCATATCCCAGATCCACCAATTCAGCTTcattaataaaattattgaatTTCTGAATAGATTATGCTGATTTCATCCTCCCTCCCTCCTTCTCATGGTGGGCCTTTATAGCATTGAAGTCTCCTACCACCAATCGATGCTCTCCCAAATTATCCATGACCTGAAGTAACTGTCCGAACTGAGCTTCTCTAATAGCTTCATCTGTGTCGAGGTGCACAGCAAAAACTTCCCATGTTTTTGTATTTTGACCATCCTTCCATGCAAAGTGCACTAGAAAAGAGTCAAAAGCTCTTACTTGCACCTTCATTTCCTCCTTCCAAGCAACCATTAGCCCTCCTGCCTGTCCAATCGGGTCCATGCAAAACAAATTCGAAAAACCAACATTCTTAATCACTCTCTCCACATGCGAGGTATTGTTTTTGGTTTCACAGAGAAACAATACTTCGGGAGAATGGGATTTAACAATCTCTTTAATGTTATGAACGGTAAGGGGTTTCTCCAAATCCCGACAGTTCCACATTGTCATCTTCATGGATCCTTGGGTGCCAATTATTGGCGGCACCCTCACCCTTCTTAGTTTGACTTGTTTCTATCGAACAATGCTTCTTACATGCTGTCATATCCTCCTTTTCCTCTGTTCTCCTTTTAACATGTATCACCTTATTATCCAGTTTACCTCTTCTTGCCATATACTTCAAACGCAACTTGTGTTTTTCTTTAGTTTCAGGTGCACTGGCCGAAACACTAAAGAAAAATATGCCGTCTGAGTTAAAATTCGGTTctgaattttcttttctattctccaTCTGTGCTGCTTTCTCAGAGTTGTATTGCTTTTCCTGAATTGGCTGATCAACAAGGGCCAAAATCCTCCTCTCCTCATTATGTGGTTGACTTTCCATCTCATTATCCTCAACTCTTTTTCGTGTGTTAGCCTCATTAACCGAGAGACTTGCAAAGCTTTTCATTAGGCTTAACAAAGTTGGCTTTCTATCTCTTTGGTATTTCTTCTCTGGCTGCTGGTCAGAATTTGGATTCTGGTTCTCTTTTTGGGAGATGACCCTCCTTCTAGATTATTCAGCTCTGACCCAAGGCCTCATTTCTCTTCCTCAACCTTCCCTGCCGCTGAATCCACTAGGTATTTGCTGTATCCGCGAGCCTCATGTCTCAAGAATCCACAATAGTAACAAAAGTTCCTTATTCTTTCATATTTGATTTGCAACTCGATCACCTTCTTATCTCCCCCTGCAATCTTCATTGATCTTCGCAATAGTTTTGTGACATCCGCTTTCAAAAAACTATTACATGCATATAAATTCAACACTTTATGCTTAAACCCTTTTTTACCCAATAAATCCGAATTTCATGATACACCCCTTCGTACCCATGATAGAGTTATCTCAACTTTTTAACAAAGCTTTGCGAAAAAATATAACCATAATTTTCATCTATAATATTTTACTATTTATATTCAAATATATTATTATGTAAATTTTAGCTAAATGACAATTATCAGTGAACATAAAAACCAAATCACATCTCATTAGATATGATGGAAGTTACGGATGTTCAGGCCTCATTGCAACTTGATGTACAAAGACTCGGGCTAAGTTAAACAGAATCTATAATACATTATTTCAACTCTAAGAAGTTAAGGTTGCAATACCCATAATTATCATAAGACCTAATAGATCACATGAGTGCAGCTACTATTTAGATCTCCGAAAATGATTTGATTGTCTTGAATCCATGATTTTCAGGGAGGGGTCCATTTCCGGGTCGAATTGAAATGACAGCCTCCAAACCTGAAAACATCATCAACTGAATAAATCCATCTACAATAACAAAGCAGTTTCTTATCTGGTCATATTATTTATATAGCTGTGAATCTGTAATCTGTGATTCTATGATCCTAGGGAAGTTCAGAGAAACTCTTGTACCACAACCATTTTTGGTGGTGTTTAGGATATTACACACTACACATCTCAATTTGTAAACCTATAAAATTTAGGGCATATGAAAAGGGTGTCATGTGTAATATAAGTAAATTACCTTTTCCTTCTTGGAACTAGCTTGAAAGACTAAATCAATATGCCACATTATACAATATATGATGCGCTCTAAATGGTGTGTTTAAGTAAGTGGACTAAAGGCTGCATAGCTGACCAGTAACCACAATGCTATAATTGATTGTGACACCTTCATTAGATACTCTCAAACTTAACTTGCATATAAAGCTTACTAAAAATCATCCAGGGGTAATATATTGAGCTTTATGACATTTTATGAAACAATTAAGACTTATGCATTGCCTAAATAACTCAGCAAGAAGCTAGCTTAAGCAAACCTAGGAAAAAATAGTGAGCAAATAACTtgtaaagaaattaaaatttcccaaatcaagcattttatttttatttagaatttaaatagCTATTTAATATTGGTCCAACATCAGTGTAAAGTTTTTTACATTGTCCACATACTAAGTGTTGTGCTACTTTCTTGTCCAGCGACTTTTATAAAGATTAAGATACTACATAGACagcaaatcaaaatttaaatttttaaaatatcgggtcaattattttttcaataaaaaatgtTTACTAATCACCTGAAAATGATAAGTAATGTAACAAGTTTAATACTAATTGTGGACAAAATATAACTCAAGAAAAATGCTCATACCTGCTCCCTTAGCAGCTGTAGCTTCTTGATAGACATCAGTGACAAATAAAATATCTGATGGTTTATCGACACCAAGTGACTCAGAAATTTCAACATAACTACGTGTCTCCTTTTTGTTcctgaaaagagttttgaatgaATACAGGTATCTTTAAACAGAAATCATCAAGGGGAAACCTAAATACAAGCATTACCCCACTGTGGTGTCAAAAAACCCAGATAAGTATTTTCTTAGGTCCCCATGGTTAGTTTTTCCAAATATTAGCCTTTGCGCCAACCTGCTACCACTAGAATATATGTATACCTGGTGCAAATATCAGACACAGAAATTAAAATGCACGACAACATGCCTTTCCAAAATTAAGTAAAAGCTTCATACAAAATCTAATTGCTCTGTATGTTTCACCCTAAGCCAAACATTAGATAACTAAGAATTGGTTTGTCCTAAAAAGAATTGAGTTTAATGGATTTGCAATTAAAAGAGACAAGATTCAAATATGCTCATTAGTCCCTACAATTACGTGTCGTTTCGATTTTGGTCtccctatttattttttttttatttttttggtcacTCCCTTTTTCTTTATTAAATTGTGTACAGGTCAACTTGATTGAATGTTAAGTTGTGATATCATAAAAACATAaagaaatttaaaatatatttgcaAGGACCAAAACAAAGCTtttgatatttttacaaactaaTAAATACAAATTTCAAAATATTGATAATGATCAAAATTTATGATCATAATAACAAGGAATAAAAGCCAAAAAAAGGAAGATAAGGAAAGAGATGGACCCAAAAAAAAGGGCTAGAGGTACCATAATCAAATCACATGTTTACCAGGACCAAAAACATATTCAAGCCAAAGAGAAAATAACAGAAAGAAGACAAAAAGGAGGTGTTTGGTATAGAGGCATCTCAATATCTGATATACTTGGGCATCGTGGATAACtggatatccaaacataaaatggACAGGTATAACATGTCTGGCTATTTAGGATTCAAAAAGAATAGTCCACTCAAGTAAAGCAATGGGGCCTCAGGCAGGTTAAGCTGAAAGTGCCTCAGTGGAGGGACCACAAAGGTTGAATTGCTTGAAGAGGGAACTGTCTCTTCAAGAAAATTCCTTGATAACTTGATATTATGCCTATAGTTTCATATGCATGTGTGAGTCAACAAGTGACAGGAACAGGAACAGAAAAAAGGATGGCACAATCTTTAGGATAAAGGTGATAGGATGTGATGGGCGGCTAGCAAGAGTTACCGAAGAAGAGTGCTTCTGTGGGGACTCATGCCTTAACCAATGGCCTACCATAGGCACTTAGAGAAAAGGAAAGAAGAGAGTGGGTATAGGTAAATGGGGTATTTATTGAAAGGCATCGTATGCCGGCATATATTCTGCATCTCGACTAATAAAGGATTAAAGGGCATCTCAATCTATGGTTATTGTATAAATCATTTACAAAAACGGGCATCTTGCTCAAGCATCCATGATAGCATACAGAAACTTAACATGTGAATCAAAAAGAGATACAGAATTATGAAAAGCAACCTTTATGCCCAAGGCGTGCCATTTTTCTAGGGCTTCTGGTACATCATCATAAACTATTCCCTCCAGTTCGTCCTTCTCATAACCAGTTCGCCATATATGACCCTGCAATGCTTAATAATGTCAGCTATATTACAAATATAAATTTCATCAAAAGTAGAATCCAGAAATGTTGGGTTTAACCACCTGCAACTCTTTCAAGGCAGTGATCTTTCTATCAGCTTTGATCATGGCATCCACATTAGCAACTAGAGCAGCAATGACTTCCTCTTTTCCAGCATCATCAGAGGGGATAGGCACTGCACCTGGAACCCCTTGTTCAAGGTCACTTTCAACCTGTTATCCAGAGAAAGAGAAGTCAATATTCCAGAGTATATGAATGCAACAAAGGCATAAAATATCCACATCCCAATTAAGCAATTCTTATTATCAATCTTTTGCTTGAGACTCAAATTGCACTGGGAAAGATGTTGCACGGTCCCTGGCTTCAATACTTTATTTTATTACTATACAATTTACACATGAAacttgtttatttcttttctcttttgatgGATCACTAATATTTAACTCTATGcttaaaaacaattaaaaaagtgTATAATCAATTGAGGGGGGAAAAACTTGAATGTAGTTAAAACAAAAATCCCAACCCTATCCTTAACATATCATTTCAGTGTCATAACACAGTTTTTTATTAGTATGTATATTAAATGCCTGATCCACAGATGCTAATTGGAGGAGTATAAAATTATAAACACATTAACCATACAGCTGTCCAAAAATTTTACCTGTGAACGAAGCAACTTGATATCATTTTGAGTATCGGGAGTATCATATGTCAGAGATAGATGCCTACCAACATTATCACGGGCATATGGAAAGAGAACTTCTGAAACAAATGATATGGGTGTAGTAGTTCCTTCAATGTCGAGAACAATGCAACGCTGCAATCCAAATAGTCGTAGAGACcaaattcagcaatttaattaGAAATGGTAGGAACCCAAAACTGCATAATTTTTACCAACGTCCTACGAACTGCAGACAAGTAGTTCCTGTTGACCAAGGATATTGGATCTTGTTTGGAATATGTGAACAAAATCTTTAAATAAAAAGGGAGCCTTATGCACACTCACTGGGAATGGATCAATATCACCATTATCTTTCTTTGCCTTAACTGAAAAGTTTGACTCCCCGACAATCCTTAGACTACTTCTTGCACTTTGTATTGGACCATGGTTTGGAGCGGACCAGTCTAATCCCATTTGGTGAAGTTTTATAGCAGCATCAAAGAGGTAGTGATAACACTCAGTctggaagaagaatgaaaagcttTGGCGTGTTTATATGTTATGGAACTTCTCAGCACAAAGTATAGCTAGACTTTGTATATAAATTAAGATTAATCTTCCTGTGGAATATATAAAAGTACAAAACACATACCTGGGTTTTAGCACTGATCCATGTATCTCCCCAAACATATACCCCATGGTTGCGAACAAGAACTGCTGTTGATTTTGGGTAGGCTTCAATCTACACAATGGGAAGAAATGCACAACAATGCCACATCACAAGTGGTCTTTTTGGAGAGGAAAAAAAGGACAGAACTTCGGGGAAGTCATTAGGTTTTccaacttatatatatatacaatactATATATATGTGCAGAACTATTGCGAGGAAACATACAGCTTTAGCTAGAGAATCTGTGAGCTCATATTCATAGGCCGTGTTCTCAATTATGGGGACCACAAGTTCATCATAATAACCATGTCCCTTGATTCCTTTTATCATTTCCATGTGAGTGATCTGCCATTTGTGGATAGCATCAGAATCAGACAAAAAGAAGAAGAGGGGGGAAAAAGGAATGAGGACATACAATGTAAAAGAGAAACCTCAACCACTTATTCTTTGTCTTCTCAGAGCACTATATAATGAACTATAACAACACTAACAAATAACTTCCGACCCTTGATGCAAAAACcacaaaagaatgaaaatagaatgCCTCTTTGGAGCTTTATAATTAAACTTTGGTATATACTTAATTATCAAAGTGCAATAGAGAGACTCTTTTCCTTTCAAGAAAGTTTTGCCTTCATAGAATGCACTCCACAACTAACCTTTTCCCCAACAATCAGATGTTTCTTCAACTCAGCTTAATGCACTACTACCAGTCTCAAAGCCTCTTTAAAGATAAATTGATAAGCAAGAATCACGTATTATAATTTTGTACCAAGACTCCTGACCCCACAAGAGTAATAAACGAAAAAGCACCCATGTCAATATAGACATACTCGAAATTCCTTTGATAGAGGATTGATCATTGTTACAAGACAAGATTCTATCCCGTGACTGTGAATAACAGCCCCAGCATCACGTAACTCATATGCCtggaaaggaaaaaaagaaatataTCAAATATTAATTATGTCAAAAATGAAAATATTCAGATATTGCAAAGAAGTTTCTAGGCATGAGTCTAGCAATTGATAGAAAGCACTTATCAGCCGAATGTTACAGTTAATTAATATTGTGTCGATACTTACTCAGACACCTAAGTGACACCATCTAATGCAAATATTGTTTTGAAAGTATAATAAGATTTAGATCCTGCATATTAATTATCACATATAATACAACAACCAGTAGCGAGTAACATTATGAAATGTCAAAAGATCAGTATGCATATTGGATACTACAATAACATATGTAACACATATATTTACACATACAAGGGATACAAAATGAACATTATACACTAAAATTTACAAATTATAGACACATATATGACATGTATGATATATATAGTATTCAAATCTAGGAAAAGATTGTTACTCATAATCATATTTATGAGGTTCATCGCCACCATATGTTCTTGTATCATTCTTTGAAATTGCTTATAAATTTTCAACAAACCCAAAATTTATGTTATCATCCTTGTTGTTGCCATGTTTTGTAATCTAATATCAATGATAGTGTGTCCATGCTTTATGGACAGCAGCTAATAGAGTGTAAACTAGCCCCTACCTTCAAGAACACTGGACTAGAATCAGAACACTTGGGAGGCTTGTGTGGGTAAGGTTTGGCAGATGGGGCAGACAAGACTGATCCATTGTGCGACAATACATACATGTCCTCCGGTTCCATTCTTTCCTTCTGAACACCTGTACACATTTTTCAGCCAAACAAGGAAGATTTAATTCTTAAACACCAACCAAATTGAATTGATATCCAGGACAATGACATCACATTGGTCATATATATAAATGAAAATCTAACAGCAATCTATAAAGGTCCTAGCAGAAATGTATTACAATTNNNNNNNNNNNNNNNNNNNNNNNNNNNNNNNNNNNNNNNNNNNNNNNNNNNNNNNNNNNNNNNNNNNNNNNNNNNNNNNNNNNNNNNNNNNNNNNNNNNNNNNNNNNNNNNNNNNNNNNNNNNNNNNNNNNNNNNNNNNNNNNNNNNNNNAAGGAGCGGTACTAGCCAAAACCCGAAATTTCACTAGCAATGCTTTGAATTGGGCAGCAAAAATCAAAGAGCAAATTACACTGGTCTCTCTTAAGACTAAGCAATAATACGACAGTTTATACATGATACTTCTTCATTTGTCATGCCTAAAGGGGTTTTGTTATGAAGTTCTATCAAAATGTCAACTGTAGTATCACCTAAACTTTAAAGGGAATCAGTTTACATGTCTACCAGGATGCATGTCTTATATAATGGGAAACTCAAGTAAACTACCACTTTGACTCCCGAACGGTTAGTTTCCTAACAAAATAATCCCTCAAAGATTGGTTTTTGGTTGAGAAATCCACCCAAAGTTAGCACTATTTTGTGGGTAAACTAGCACCCAATGAAGCATAATTTCGTTAGTGAACTAACATTTAAAGGATTAGAATAATAATTTGGTTAGAAAGTAAATGTAATTTactaatttattaaaaaacaaACTCCAACAGCAGATAAGAATGGAAACAAGAAGAGATCACAAAAAGCAGAGCTTAGACATTTTAACAAACAGAAAGCGATCAATTAAAAGTGGCAACAAAGGCAAAGTGATGGAATATAATACGAACCAGAAGGGGACATGAGTATGAGTTGGTGAGACTTGGGGATGGAGTCATCGTGGACCTTGAAGGCGATGCTGCCACCTGTCCCAGAGACCCATCCGAGGGTATAGAATTGGCGGCAGAGTTCGGCCATGAGAACTTTTGTTTCCTTAACTGCCTTCCCTTCCAGGTATGCTTGCGTCACCTTCAACCCGTTCAGGGCAGTTACTGCAGGTGCTGCCGCCATGGATTNNNNNNNNNNNNNacataaaaatttaaaaaaaataaataaataataataataataatagtaatataaAAAAATCGAATAACTGGCTCAGTGTCAGTGGGTGAGTTTAGAAAATAGAATATCACAGTCACATACGTGATATTCCAAAGCCCAAAACACGTTGGCACGTTCGGTGAATTACATATATTGAAattcaaaaatgttatttttttatcaaaaatcaattgttaaaatagttattatatatttgtgtataaaaatATGGGACAAATCACAGTATTAAACCAAATGGTGATAAAAATTACAGGATTCGACCAAAGTCAAAAACGTAATATGGATCACCCAAAAGCATGTTTCCTGTAATTCGAATAAAAATAATTCGAACAAGGAAGTGTAATTCGAATTTGATCTATTCGAATTATGCATGCATGAACTCGAAGGTAGTTCGAATCAGGTAGATTCGAATTATGCATGCAACCTGAGTTTAATGTAGTTTGAATcacattgattcgaattataaaaGAAGCAATTCGACATGTAGTTCGAATTTGACTCCttcgaattatatatataattcgaattagTTTGATTCGAATTATGAATCTCCAGACGTGTATAAGCATGGTGTAAACGTGAATTCCTCTCATTTGAGTGAAAcacaatggctagtgaggagagttttttaGTGCTGGTGCATTACAGAGGGTCAATTAAGAAAAAAACTTGTTCTGGTGTGAAGTTTGCTAATAAGGATCCCCCTCAGTATTTTTCTGAAACCTTCAACGAGCTTCGTTAATTTTCTGAATTCTATAATACAGAAACTTGGGCTGCAAGGCGTGAAACAGATTGAGAAGTTATTCTATCGCATTCCGATCTCAGTGCTGCGAGATGACGTGAAGTACGATTCGTTTGTCATAGGGAGTGACGAGGATTTGGAGGTCATGTTCCATTGTCATCGGCAGTTTCCCGAGGTCAGGACACCAGAATTGTTGGCCAAGCTGGTTGACGTGGTCTCTAGCTCCGGtagttcgaaccggaatacccaAACTCCATGTACAGTAGCCGGTTCTAATTCGATACCTGTTGGTGCATCTTCCTCCGTGCCTGTGATTGCACCTCAGGACAAGCAAGTGGCCTCTCCATCGTTCGTTGTTGATATCAACCGCAGCGGTGGTGGAGAAGTTGGTATCGTTAATAGGGCCCCGACTACAATACAGTGTGGGGCACCAGCTGGGATGGATGATGCATTGCCAGATGATGATGACGTGGAGCCGAACATCATTGCCGACGATAGTGGTGATGACATTGCAGTGAGTAATCCAGTTAGGGTTGGCGGTGGTTCCAGCTCTGGACTCAGCAGTACCCTCCgcacttttcatctttggacttggatgccatgagacaGGAGGGAGTTCCTGGGGAACCCACTGGATTCGGTGCCAGAGATACCCAGGGTACGGGAGGTCTTTCAGAGTTTCAGGTTGGCCAGCAATTTTAGGATAAAGAGGAGGTTGTGTTAAGCGTGAAGACGTATAGCATCAGACGCGGGGTACAGTACAAAGTGGTGAAGTCCGATTATCGCAAGTACCTTGGGAAGTGTACTGAGTTTGGGaacgggtgcacatgg
The DNA window shown above is from Arachis ipaensis cultivar K30076 chromosome B08, Araip1.1, whole genome shotgun sequence and carries:
- the LOC107610771 gene encoding uncharacterized protein LOC107610771, producing the protein MEWKAEYPNGFVSHLDGTGSKHCRPLLINSEKEERRSRRRFRFQERWCDKKEVSRVVKHAWDLEVVGSLIFRLAVKLKHCRHKLFEWQKSAASNSKQQIQSVQGKLEEENGKRATVDGTVIRILEAELEENLEQEERFWKEKSRVQWLNWGDKNTKFFHSKFQSRCQRNKIQELVDDSGNVASDK
- the LOC107613086 gene encoding probable bifunctional methylthioribulose-1-phosphate dehydratase/enolase-phosphatase E1 codes for the protein MAAAPAVTALNGLKVTQAYLEGKAVKETKVLMAELCRQFYTLGWVSGTGGSIAFKVHDDSIPKSHQLILMSPSGVQKERMEPEDMYVLSHNGSVLSAPSAKPYPHKPPKCSDSSPVFLKAYELRDAGAVIHSHGIESCLVTMINPLSKEFRITHMEMIKGIKGHGYYDELVVPIIENTAYEYELTDSLAKAIEAYPKSTAVLVRNHGVYVWGDTWISAKTQTECYHYLFDAAIKLHQMGLDWSAPNHGPIQSARSSLRIVGESNFSVKAKKDNGDIDPFPRCIVLDIEGTTTPISFVSEVLFPYARDNVGRHLSLTYDTPDTQNDIKLLRSQVESDLEQGVPGAVPIPSDDAGKEEVIAALVANVDAMIKADRKITALKELQGHIWRTGYEKDELEGIVYDDVPEALEKWHALGIKVYIYSSGSRLAQRLIFGKTNHGDLRKYLSGFFDTTVGNKKETRSYVEISESLGVDKPSDILFVTDVYQEATAAKGAGLEAVISIRPGNGPLPENHGFKTIKSFSEI